GACCCTGGCCGGCTACGCCGCCCGGAAGGGGATCAACGCGGCGGACACGGTTGCCTTCGGCGACATGCCCAACGACATCGAGATGCTGGACTGGGCCGGACGTGGTTACGCCATGGCTTCGGGGCACCCTGCCGCACGCAGGGCCGCTGGTTACACCGCGCCGGGTTTTATGGAAGACGGCGTCGCGGTGATCCTGGAGCAGCTGCTCGATGTTCGGGAAGCCTCCTCAGAAGCTGGTGTGCGGTAATCACCACGGCCAGCCAGGCCGCGCCGAGCGTCCAGGCCACCAGCACATCCGTCAGCCAGTGGTGGCCCAGATAGACCCGGCTCAGGCCCACGGCAAAGGTAAAGGCTGCTGCCATCAGGACAGCCGCTGCCTTTGCCCAGCGCTTATGCACGTGCAGGACCACCAGGTAGGCGAGGATTCCCGCGATAACAATCGAGTTCAGGGTGTGCCCGCTCGGGAATGAGGCGGAGGACTCGTAAGGCGGAACGGCATCGGCCAGGTCCGGCCGTGTTCGCCCGATCAGGGCCTTGCCGGAAACCGTCATCGACAGGGAGCCGGCAGCCGCAGCTGCAGTGAGGATCAGCGGCGTCCAGGAACGCCAGCGCAGGCACATCACGAGCACTATGACCCCGGCAATGATCGGCATGCCGAGGGTGCCGGCCAGATTCGTGAAACCGGTGACGGCCGAATCCAGCCCCGGATTGCGCAGTTCCAGGACCAGCTCAAGTGCCGGCCGGTCCAGCCCGGCAATGCCGTCCTCGTCTGTCACTGAATCGTAGACTTCGGCAGACACCAGGGTCAGGGCCAGCGCCGGAAGCAGGCCGACGGCGAGAATGAGCAGCAGCGTCACATGCGGGGAAGTCGCGCGGGTGACCGTGCGCAGCAGGCGCCGCAGCGGATTATCGCCGGGGATGGGACGCTGCACGGGGTCGAGGCTCATGGATCAAGTATGCCAAGCCGGGTGCACAGCCAGTCCAGGTTGTTCTCCAGCCCGGCCCGCCACACCTGCCAGGAGTGGCCGCCCGGCAGTTCCTGCAGCTGGACATCCACGCCTGCCGCCCGGGCCGCTTCGTACACCTGCCGGCCTTCCGGTGCGTAGACCTTGTCCTCCCGGCCAACGACGACGA
This window of the Arthrobacter sp. zg-Y919 genome carries:
- a CDS encoding phosphatase PAP2 family protein — its product is MSLDPVQRPIPGDNPLRRLLRTVTRATSPHVTLLLILAVGLLPALALTLVSAEVYDSVTDEDGIAGLDRPALELVLELRNPGLDSAVTGFTNLAGTLGMPIIAGVIVLVMCLRWRSWTPLILTAAAAAGSLSMTVSGKALIGRTRPDLADAVPPYESSASFPSGHTLNSIVIAGILAYLVVLHVHKRWAKAAAVLMAAAFTFAVGLSRVYLGHHWLTDVLVAWTLGAAWLAVVITAHQLLRRLPEHRAAAPGSPRRRLP